A window of Halobacillus naozhouensis genomic DNA:
CTATAACTGGTACTACACAGATGATGGATCTTTGATGACAGATTGGGGACAGTTTATTTCGACTGTAGACAATGGATGGCTTTCAGCGGGACTAATTGTTACCGGGCAAGCATACCCAGAGCTATATCCTCAGGTAAATAAGATCGTAAAGGCAATGGATTATTCTACACTGTATGACCCGGAAGTAGGTCAAATGCGGGGCGGATATGATGTTGAAACCGAGAGTTACACAGCTCACCATTACGGCGCTTTCTATACGGAACCTAGGTTGGCAAGCTATATCGCTATCGGCAAAGGAGACGTCCCCAAAGAACACTGGTGGAAAATGTATCGAACCATGCCTGAGAGCTGGGACTGGCAGTCACAAACACCCGAAGGCTATACCGAAACCTATGATGGGGTAGAAGTATTCGAAGGACATTACACCTATAAAGGTAAAGAATTTGTGCCGAGTTGGGGAGGAAGCATGTTCGAAGCTTTGATGCCATCACTAGTTCTTAAAGAAAAGGAATTAGGAAAAGATGCCCTTGGTCTAAATAATCAGCGTCATACTGACATTCAAATTGAATATGCCGAAGATCAAGGCTATGCAGCTTGGGGTATGTCACCAGCAGCCACGCCGGAAGGGTATTCTGAATTTGGTGCAACACCATTGGGAATAGAAGGATACAAATCCGATGGAACCGTCACTCCTCACGCTACGTTTTTAGCATTAGAATACGCGCCCATGGAAGCCTTTGAAAACATTCAAACATTGAAACGTTTTGATGCCTATGGGAAATACGGATTTCTTGATTCAGTTAATGTAGAAACAGGCAAAGTCACCAACGCATATCTGGCCTTAGACCAGGGCATGACAATGGTGTCAATCGTAAACTATTTACTAGACGGGGTTATAAGAGACTACTTTCACCAGGACAAAATCGGCAAAAACCCTGAAGAGTTGTTGATTAAGGAAGAGTTTTCAATTAAGTAATCCCTAGATATTGAATATTCCACTTAACACCTCATGCAAAAGGCGCCCTTTCAACAAGCAGAAAGGGCGCCTTCATAATAACTAGTTATTTAATCCTTATCCAACCTTTCATGTCCTGTAACCGACTGTCGTTCGACCAAATCAGTTGGCAGATTAAATGATTTTTCAACTTCCTCACCTGCAAGCATTTGGAAAATCATATGCACAGACAAGGCCCCAGCTTCATATTTAGGCTGCCTTACCGTAGATAACGGCGGTGTCACATACTCAGCCAGCAGAATGTCATCAAAACCAATAATGGAAATATCATCAGGGACTTTTATGTTCTTTTCCGAAAAAGCTTTGAGTCCACCTATGGCCATTTCATCATTTGCGTAAAAAATGGCAGCAGGTAAATTCTGCTGTGCGATCAGCATTTTCGTTGAGCGATAGCCCCCTTCACGTGTGAAATCTCCGTTTATTTTCAAACGTGATTGACTGGGTATCTTATGGTCCTTGAGAGCCTGCTGATACCCTTGAAATCTTTCCTCATTATCGTGGGAGTTCAACGGTCCGCTGACATACGCTATGGAACGATGACCTTTTTCTATTAGATATTCTGTTGCATCATAACCACCCTGGCGATTGTTCACTTCTACGTGGATCACAAATGGATTGTCGACTTTCCTGTCCAGGACTACAATAGGAAAGTCTTTTCTGGCGGAAGATCTGATCACCTCAGTGCTTATGTTCTGCGCAAGGATGATCGCACCGTCAACTCTTTTTTCCTTTAAAAACTTTGAGGCAGTTGATTTTTCTCCGCCTACTGAACTGCAGGCAATGAGGTCAAATCCATTAGAGGCTGTTACTTCTTGAACCCCTTTGATTAACTCGGAGAAATATGGCCCTGATAGATCACTTAATAGTAACGCAATCGTATTGGTTTTCGTTCGTTTTAAATCTGAAGCAAATCCATTCTTTTGATAATTTAACTCTTCTGCCGCTCGCAGTACTTTGTCAATTGTCGCGGCACTTACTTTTTCAATTCCGTTAAGAGCGTAGGAGGCAGTGGATACAGCTACTCCTGCTCTTTTCGCAACATCCTTAATCGTCGCCATCGTACTCCCCCATATTAACCAATTCGTTACATCTATTGTAACTTATAGACAAATAGATTATAGAGTTATTTGATTCCTGACATCGTAAAGCCTTCCACAATATACTTTTGAAAAAAAGAAAAGATGATAATAATTGGCACAACCATAAATGCTGCCCCAGCCATCTGCAGAGCGAAATTGTTGGCATACTGACCCTGTAATAAGGAAAGGCCAACAGATAATGTGTAAAGACTCTCATCGTTTGCGATGATCAAAGGCCATAAGAAGCTGTTCCAGCCAGCTATGAAGGTTAATATCCCTTGCACAGCAAAAATCGGTTTGGCTATTGGTATAACCAATCTGAAAAAGATATAAAACTCTCCCGCCCCATCTAATCTGGCTGCTTCTAGCAAATCATTAGGGATGGTCGTCATAAACTGCCGGAATAAAAAGATACTGAACGCGACCGCAAGACCTGGCAGTACAATTCCCGTCATGGTATTCGTCAGCCCCATCTCATTTAATAGCAGGTAAACGGGAATCATCGTCACTTGACCTGGAATCATCATCGTCGCTAACACTAAATAAAAGATCTTCTCGCGCCCTTTAAATTGATATTTAGCAAAACCATACCCAGCCATAGCATTAAACAGTAACCCGATAAATGAGCATAGAACAACAATGATCGTATTTTTCAAGTAAACTGCGAAATTCATCGTTGTAAATAGTTTAATATAGTTGTCGAGGGTCGGATTCTCTGGAAATAACGTAGGTGGAATGGCAAGTACTTCACTCTCCGGTTTGAAGGAACTTGAGATCATCCAAATGAAAGGGATGGACACTAGGACCCCGCCTATCACCATAAGGATGATAATGAGAGATCTTTCAATCTTTCCCTTTTTTGTAGCTGTCGCCATAGCTTTAACTCCCCTCTCCTAATACTCTGTTTCTGATTTTCTAAACTTGAATTGAATTAATGTCACGATAATAATCATGATGAACAATACAAATGATCCTGCCGCCGCATAGCCGAACTCACTAAACTGGAAACCTTCCTTATAAATGAACAGGGCAATCGAAAGCGTTCCATTCAATGGACCGCCATCGGTCATAACAAACGGCTCTTCGAAAAATTGCATCCAGCCAATTAATGTCGTAATCGTGACAAAGAACGTAGCATATCTCAACAGCGGAAGCGTCACATGAAAAAGCACTTGCAATCGATTGGCCCCGTCCATTCTCGCTGCCTCATAATAGGATTTCGGAATCCCTTGTAAAGCAGCTAAGAAAATAATCATATTGATGCCAATCCCTTTCCAGACAGCCAAAATGATCAGCGACAGTTTAGCAAGCGTCGGCTCCTGAAGCCATGGAATATTTTCTACACTTAGTAATGAAAGTAAGTAATTAAATAATCCGTATTCGGTGTTATAAAGATATCCCCAGATTACAGCAACAGCGATGATATTTGTAATCGACGGCATATAGAAGACGGCTCGAAAGGTACTAAACAGCCAGTTACTCCCATAATTCAACATTAACGCTATCGATAAAGAAGATATAATAACCAATGGTACCCCGATGACTACATAAAACGCCGTATTATAAACCGATTTTAGAAACGTCTCATCCGAGAGAAGCTCTTTATAATTCTCCAATCCAATAAATGTGATCGTTGACCAATCAGCCAGCCCCTTCAAATTCAGGTCAGTGAAGCTGATCACAAAGGCGATGAGGATAGGAATAATGCTGAATACTGTCAGCAGTATAACGGCTGGTGCTATGAACATATAGGGGTGTCTGTTTTTAAACTGATTTTTGTTCATGGAAACCCACCTATCTATAATCATTCTGTTTTTGATAAAAAATGATGATGGAATGAAAGAAGACCTCCTTTCCACCCCATCATCCATACAGAACGTGCATTATTCTTCGAGTAAATTTTGCGCGGTCTTGTTAAATTTCTTAAGTTCTTCCTCTAAATCAGCACCGCCAACTACGATTCGTTCGATCGTACTTAACAGCTCCTGAGCAATACGTTCAAACTGTGGTGTTGGCAAACCAGGCTTCGTATGTTCGAGTTGTTTGCCGAAAGTCGCATACATTGGATCTTCTTTCATAATAGGTTTTTCCCAGGCTTCCGTTCTGGAAGGAAGCGTATTCGAAGCTTTCAACCATTCAATCTGAGTATCTACCTGTGTCATAAAAGAGATGAATTTCAGTGCCCCATCTACATTATCGGAATTATGAAAGACAGATAGATTAGCCCCGCCCATGCTGGAAGTGTTCGTCACTTTCTTTGGCATAACGGCTGTGGCCCATTTTCCTTCAAGATCCGGAGCCTGGTCATTAATGATATTAATCATCCATGGACCACTGAAAAACATTGGCTTTGTCCCTTTTTTAAACGCCTGGACAATATCGAGACCTTGTTGAGCTTGAGCAATTCCTTCTTCAAAGTAACTGGTATAGTATTTAATCGCTTCTTTAAATTCTGGGGAGTCAAAGTTAAGGTCATTTTCCTCTAAATTAGCTTTATACCCATTTTGCCAGGCAAAAATAAAAGGAGTGATCTGATCATTACGGTCAATATCTAATCCATAATACTCTTCTCCACGATCTGCCAGCTTACTTGCTGCATCTTTTAATTCTTTCCACGTTTTAGGAGGTTCTTCATAGCCTGCTTCTTTCAGCAGATCCGTGCGATAGTATAGAACACGAGTATCTACGTACCACGGGATCCCGACAATTTGATCATCGTATTTCATCGTGGAAACAGATCCATTAAAGTAGTTTTCTTTTGCAAATGAAGGGTAATCCTCCACATATTCTGATAAGTCCATTAATGCACCGGCTTCCGCAAATTCAGCCACCCAGGTTGTACCTAGCTGCACAACATCGGGTCCGTTACCTGAAGCTACAGCCGTAAGCAGCTTATCGTGTGCTCTATCCCACGGAATAGCTTGCACATCAACTTTCAAATCAGGATTTTCTTCTTCAAACTTTTTACTAAACTTTTTAAGCTTTTTGCCTTTCTCACCCATGGCCCATACGGAGATTGTATTTTCATCACCATCTGACGACCCGCTCTCTTCAGAGCAAGCAACTAATACACTGGATAAAACAATAATAGCCATTAACCCGAACAGCTTCTTTTTCACCACAATATCCACCCCTTTACTTGATTGTTGAAACGTTTCGATAAATATATTCTACTCAATATTGAATCCGCTTTCAACAACTTTTTTGAAATTTTTGTTTTTACTAAATAAGTCTTTAATAATAGTATTTAACTTATTGACTTACCCTAATTATCCACTTATACTTCTTACTATAAAACTATTCGAAACGTTTCAATTACACTACCAGGAGGAATCTATGATGAATGATAGCCAGCTTACTTCTCTATTGAACAAAATGACACTACATGAAAAGGTAGGACAGCTCGTGCAGTTAGCTACTCCTTTTTTTAAAGGAGCTTCTGATCAAGGACAAATTACCGGGCCTATGCAAGACATGGGGATCGGTCATGATGACATTGAAAACACAGGTTCTGTGTTAGGCGCTTCCGGTGCCAAAGAAACTATAAACATTCAAAAAAAGCATATGGAAGACCACCGTTTAGGACTCCCCTTACTATTTATGTCAGACATTGTGCACGGCTTTAGAACGATCTTTCCTGTACCACTCGCGATCGGGTGTTCATGGGATTTAGAGCTGGCAGAAAAAAGTGCTTCCCTGGCAGCAAAAGAAGCTGCCGTATCAGGTGTTCACGTTACCTTTGCCCCGATGGTCGATTTATCAAGAGAACCACGATGGGGGCGGGTAATGGAAGCAACTGGTGAAGATACATGCTTAAACAGTGCATTTGCCCGCTCTTTCGTCAGAGGTTTTCAAGGCGACTTACAACAGGATGCCTACAAAGTCGCTTCCTGTGTGAAACATTTTGCAGCCTATGGTGCTCCTGAAGGGGGGCGTGACTACAATACCGTCGATATGTCTGAGTGGATGCTGCGAGAATCCTATTTACCCGCTTACAAGGCTGCCCTCGATGAAGGCTGCGAGATGGTTATGACGGCTTTTAACATCTTAAACGGGATCCCTTCAACAGGGAATAAAAAATTAATGAGGGACCTGTTAAGAGACGAGTGGAATTTTGACGGAGTATTAATTTCGGACTGGGGCGCCGTTAAAGAGTTAATCCCCCACGGAGTAGCGGAAAATGAAAAAGAATCCGCTCAAAAAGCGCTTGAAGCTGGTGTTGACATTGAGATGATGACGTCTTGCTACTTCAAACATGTTGGCTCACTAGTAGAGGAAGCGCGATTAGAGGAAAGTATGATTGATGAAGCCGTCCTGAGAATCCTTCGTTTAAAAAACAAGCTCGGATTATTTGAGAACCCTTTCCGCGAAGCCAACGAAGCAGATGAAGAAACATTTATCCTTGCTCCTGAACATCGGAAAGCGGCTCGTGAACTTGCAGCCAAGTCTGTCGTTATGCTTAAGAATGAGGAAGCGCTGCCGTTGCAAAAAAATAAAAAAGCAGCCCTCATTGGCCCATTCGCAGCTAATACAGATATCCTTGGACCGTGGTCCTGGGGAGGCTCCGCTGAAGATACGGTCACCTTATATACCGGGATGAAACAGCATCTGAATGCAGACGATTTACTCGTCGCTAAAGGATCTGGGATTGAGACCGGTACTGAACAGCAGCTGCGGGAGGCGTTGCAAACCGCTTCAGAAGCGGAAGTCATCGTAGTAGGGCTTGGTGAGCACTCGGATATGAGCGGGGAAGCTGGTTCACGTGCTGACATCCGCTTGCCTGAGATTCAATTAGAATTGCTGAAACAACTGAAGTCACTCGGAAAACCAGTTATAGCCGTTTTATTTAATGGGCGTCCACTAGATGTCCGAGATATAGTACATCATGCTGATGCCGTGTTAGAAGCCTGGTATCCGGGTACAGAAGGCGGGAACGCGATTGCTGATATTTTATTTGGAGACGTTAATCCATCAGGGAAGCTCTCCATGTCTTTTCCCTTTTCTGTAGGACAAGTACCAATCTACTACAACCAATTTAATACTGGGCGTCCTAAAGATGCCCCTGACGCTCAAATTCGTTTCGTTTCTCAATACTTGGATATTCCAAATGAAGCATTGTTTCCGTTTGGTTATGGTCTAAGTTACAACACCTATCATTATAGTAATATTTCCCTTTCAACTGAACAAATCACACCAGCCGAGAAGTTAACAGTTCATGTGGATGTCAAGAATACCGGCTCAATGGCTGGAGAAGAAATCGTTCAGCTTTATATTCGTGATTTAGTGGGAGAAGTTGTCAGACCGCTTAAAGAATTAAAGGATTTTACAAAAATAACCCTTCAACCTGGTGAAGCAAAAACCGTAGAGTTTACAATCACCGAAAGTCAATTACGATATTATCATCCGGACCTTGACTATAAGAGTGATCCTGGCGAGTTTGAGGTGTTTGTCGGCCCCAATAGCAGGGATGTCCAAGCAAGAAAATTCAAGCTAGTAAATGCTTAGCTCCATGAACTTATTAGGCGTCCGGTATGTTCCGGGCGCCTAGTTTTCATGTAATGTTCATCGCGTTGACCTGATGAGATGGACGAGTTGCTGCTTAGCCTGTTGTAATTACACTTCTCCATTTTCGACTCGCAGGCTTTCAATCCAATTCTCCATGCAATCATCTTGTTTCAGAAGCCTGGACGGCAGTAATGCTGCTTTTAAAAGGATCAGGCGCAACGGTAAATCCATTTTTCCCCTCCTATATAAAGAGAGTAAAAGCCAGAGATCGGATCTCTGGCTTTTACTTCTACCTTTTTATTGAAATCGTTTGTGATTGATTAACCTTTAGGGGAACAGTTATCATACCTTGATCTGTGGCTAATCCTTCTTGCTGGTCTTCATTTAAGTTTGTTCGATAAGCTTGCTTCACACTGCCTTCTATACAGTAGCTGACTTCAGTCGTTTGATCTGAAGGGTTGAATACCCTTAAAATCAATGAATCATTCTGTTCAGACTTCTTCAAGGCACTTAACACAACGCCCCCACTCTCTTCCTTCAAAAGTTGATAAGTAAGAGGTGTCTGAAGGCCCGAATCATTTAATTTCATAGCATTGTAAGGAATTTTGTTGTACGTATGAACAGGTGTCATATACTCCTTAGCCATTTTTGCAATATTAGCTTTCAGTGTGCTCCCTTTGTGAGGAAGGATAGCGAACTCAAGCTTAAGCTTCCCAATCATCTGGGAATCTGGTGTCGGCAGCTTAATTCCTGAAGGCCGGCCAGGGCGGCGCAGCATGTTTGCTTTTCCTAAATGACCAATACTTCTGAACAGTGTGAGCGCAATCGTGTCATAATGCTCTCCGACGATTTCATACTCTCTCGTACTGTTTGTCAGAACACTCATCCCGCGTTCCTCATTCGATATCCCGACATAGTTTAACATCGGATAAATGGCATCTGGACGCTCACTCCAATTTTCCTTTTCCCAAATATCCATGGCTGAATCATACACATCTCTTTTAATGTGACCAAATTGGTTGTCAGCAATAGAAAATGATGAAACCAGCCCTGCAGGAATATACGCACGCAGCCTATGATCTTTTGCATGATTATCTAATTCACATGTGACTTCAATTAGCGATTTATGATTGGGAATATGAAGGGCGAACTGAACGTCTACCAAACTTGTCCTCTCCCCGGTCATTCTCTCCTGAATATCTTCCGGTACGTTCAAGGAATAACTGATTTGAATCGTTGCAGCATAATCGTTCTGCTCTACAGCAACCTCTGCTTTCACATCATCGCTGAAAATCAGCTCTTCATTTTCTAATGGAGAATAATCGTACTCGTCTCCATCGTCGCCGCCATTTTCCAGCAACAATACCTGGTCATAAAATTTCTCCAGTTGCTTGTCCCAAAAATTTAACGTTCCATTGCGATTCACTGAGATCGTGTAATAATCCGTTTCAATGGTTTGTTTTGTTTGAATGTTGCTCGCTCGAGATTCTGAATCCTCTATTACGAAAAGAGTTCGATACCCCATTGCCGGCAGAGTTAACTTAAGTTGGATTTTATATTTTATAAACGGTTCATAATTGCCGTAATGAACGATTTGACGATCAATCAGGCCGGGATCAATTTCTTCTGCATGCAGCACTTCATAATCCGTCTCTTCCCCTTCTTCATTCTGCAGGGAAAAAGCGTTGAACTTCGTAATGACTTCTGTTGTTACTACCTCTTCCCGCTCATAAGGAAGAAAATTGAACAATGTTAGTCGATCCATCTTATGGCTGGTATCCATCGAATCCACAATCTTGCGCTTATAAAACTCAATCAGCTGGTCGGTTTTCTCCTCCGCTAAAAAGAGTCGATTCGCTATTTCTCGGTGGACTTTATCGGAACAACAGCAGCCAATGCTGTCATGGGCATGATTTTTCATGATTTCTTTCCAGATCAACTCGATCAGTCCGTGGTGATATTCGAATCCTAAATCATAAGCCATGGCGGCCAGTGGTTCCAACACATTTGTAATCTTGTTTTCGACACGGGTGTTGGCTGCCTTAATGTCCATCCTTGTGGAATAAATACTGCGATGGACACGCATATACTTTCCATCCAGAAATTCTCCGGATATTGTCGCCAGGTTGGCTTGTTTTTCTATTTCAGCAAAAATATTCTCATATTTACTTAAGAAAAACTCCCGATCTGGATAGAGCTGTTTCAATTTCTCGATGACCTCATAGATATCCTTTTGAATTGGCATCTGGTCGTGTCCATTAGGGAGGAGCTGATGCTCTGTAGTTGCTCCACGATCAAGGACTGGGAAGTATTTTTCCATTCGCTGCTGCAGAGCGGATTCCTCTTGCGGTAAATACTTTCCAATTGCATAGCCAAGCGGGAGCAGCTGGACAAGAACTTTCGAGCCATCCTTCGTTTCCCAGTAAAATTCCGTTTTATCCGTTCCATGACGTTCCGACGTGCCGCGCCAGAAGATCGTATAGTTAATATCAAACCCGTTTAAAATATGGGGCATTTGCGCTGATTGACCGAAAGAATCAGGCAGGTAGCCGATCCTCATCGGACTGCCAAATTCCTTGCTGTCCTTAATCCCATACAATAAATTTCGAACAATTGATTCTCCGCCGACCACCATTTCATCAGTTTGTGTGTACCACGGACCAATGATCAGCTTGCCTGCTTGTACTAGTTTTTTCACGCGATCCTTCGCTTCAGGTTTTACAGCAAAGTAATCCTCTAAAATGGATGTCTGTCCATCTAATACGTAGTAAGGATAATCAGGATCATGTTCTAGACGATCCATAATTTCTTCCATATTGTTGACGAGTAATATTCGTGATTCCTCTGTTGAAAAGTACCATTCACGATCCCAATGCATATGGGGTACGATGTGCACCTGCTTCATTCGTAATCCCTCCCCTTGTCTCTTTTAATTAGCGGCTGGTTCCATCTCGATGTTTTCTTCAGCCTCTAGTGTTCTGGATTGTTTTTTCAATTTATTCTTACGAGTGATGATGAGTAAAATCATGGAAATAAATGCGCCAAGTATGGCAGCTCCGAACCAGATACTAGCGGCTGTTAATAATGGCGGACCTTCAAGCAGGGCGAGTGAAAAGATTCCTGCTCCCGGTACGTTTAAGCCTATTCCGAAGTAAGCTACAATTCCGCCTGTGACAGCTGAACCTGCTACCAGTGAAGGTATGACTCGGAGTGGATCATTAATCATAAATGGGATCGCACCTTCTGTAATCCCGGCCAGGCCAAGCAGCCATGTTTGTTTTCCAACTTCCTGTTCAGGTTTCGTAAAGTATTTTCTGCCTATGATCGTCGCCCCGGTTACAGCAAAGGCTGAGACCATTTTGACAGAAGCAAAAGCAGCATATGGCATAATATTACCGCTTGCCATTGCACCAATACAGAACGTATAGGCAGCTTTATTAACCGGACCACCGAGATCGAAGGAAACCATAGCTCCTAAAATAATCCCAAGCAGGATGGCATTTCCACCGGACAACCCTTCCAGCCAGTTAATTAAACCGGTGTTTATGGCTGCCAAAGGCTCTCCAATAACAAATAGCATAATCGCACCAACGGAAAGCGTCCCTACAACCGGATATAGCCAAAAACTGACGAAACCAGCAAATGTCCCTGATGTTTGCACATTTTTCTTAAGAAACTTAATGATATAACCGGCAAGGAAACCACCGAGCATACCACCTAAAAAGCCACTGCCAATCAAGTTCGCCGCAATCCCGGCAGCAAAACCTGGGCCGAGTGCAGGCTTATCAGCAATAGAGTAAGCCATGTATGCTGATAAGACTGGAACCATGAGTGTTCCAAGCATTGTGCCGCCTAGTTGACGCAGCAACCACAGCCAGGACCCTTCTTCTGCATAAACCTCCTGTAATCCAAACGCCTGTGAGACAAGTACAGCAAAAGCCAGTGTCATTCCACCAGCGACAATAATCGGAATTATATAGGAAATACCAGTCATAATAGAATCTTTAATCTCTGTTTTAAATGGTTTACTTTCAGGCTCTTCTTCTTCGTCTATTTCCTGAAAGTTATCGTGTGATGTCGGGGCCTGATCCGATTTCGCAATTGCCTCTTCAAGGATCCCTTTCGCATTCTTTAAAGGCGCGGCAACGGTTGTTTTCACCTTAGGTAATTTGGAAAACCTCTCAGGATCTTTAACAGCAACATCCGCTGCAAAGATAACCGCATCAGCCTGGATAACATGGCGCTTTGAGTGCCGATCCTCGATGCCATTTGCCCCTTGCTTTTCAACGGCAACTTTAACATTCAATTCTTTCCCTGCTCTCACGAGAGCCTCTGCTGCCATATAGGTGTGAGCAATCCCTGCTGGACAAGCTGTCACCGCAAGAATGGTTCTACTTACTTCCTGCTCGCTTGATTCTTTTTCCTCTTCTTCATGGTCAAGAGCTGCAAAGAATTGGTCACTAGTTTTCGCCTGCATCAGTCTTTCTTTATAGGTTGGATCTGCCAGTCTTGTCATGAGTTCTGCGAGCAAATTCAAGTGGGTTGACCCTGCCTCCTCTTTGGGAATAGCCAGAAGCATGACGAGTTCCACTCGATTCTCTTCCTCAATACTCTCCCAATCCTCTAGAGGCGTTTCAAGCGTGGCAACTGCGAAAGCTGCCTCCTTAACCGCTTTAGATTTGCCGTGAGGAATCGCTAATCCTCCTTCAAATCCTGTTGGAGATAAGGCTTCTCGTTCTATAACAGCCTGGTAAAAATCCTCTTTGGAGTGAAGCTTGCCGTTGTTATTCAGCTGATCGACTAAATAACGAATCGCTTCATCTTTTGTGGAAAAGGATTGATACGTACTGATTAAGTCAGATGAGGTCAAACTTTGTAATCTCATCACTATTGCCTCCTCACATGCATAATTTTAACTTGACCTTAGCTTAGCACAGGCGAGGTAAGCGCTTGCTTATTTGAAAAAAAGTACACGAAAAAACAAAAAGAAACCGTTTACATGTGTATTTATACACATCATACAGTTTCCCAAAAGATATTAGATAATACTTGCAAGGCGAGCATCACCGGGGCTTTATCAGAAGTATTGTAGTTCTCAAGCATCCGTTTAGGAGAGTAAAAGAAAAAGCTATAGTCAGCGTTAGCCTGCAGCGTGTTGCGGGTGAAATGTGTCAGGGAGATAATGGTGACATCTCGTGATTTAGCCAAGTCCACCATTTCTAATATTTGCTGCGTTTCTCCGGACATGCTGATCAACAAGAGGACATCATGTTTATTGGCGTGATTGATGGCATACACAGCATCATGACGATGCAAGAAGAACTCTGCTGCTTTTCCACCGATTTTAAGGTGAGTGGAGAGAATTTCGCAAAAGGGGACCGTATCGCCAACCCCAAATACGTAGACTTGCTCCGAATGATGAATTTTCTTAGCAATTTGGATTAGCCTTTCTTGATCCAGCAGCTCAAGCGTTCGCTTCATATTATACTGGATGCTGTTATCCTGCTCTGCTTCCTCTCCCTGAACTTCCTCCTTCAGATTATTTTTTAACTGGGAGAACCCATCGTACCCAAGCTTTTTGGACAAACGTGTAATGGTGTTCGGTACGGTGTACAGCGTCTCGGCCAAAGCTTGAATCGACGTGCTGATTACTGTTGTTTTATGGTCAAGAATATAGTTGACAATCTGATCGTCTGTATCATTTAGCTTGTACTCATACTTATGGGCACGATCCTGCAAATTCATTCGTTCGTCACCTCTAATCCATCTTGTTAAAAGTAGTCTAATTGTAACACGAGACTGCACTCCCAGCTGTTAAAACTTCATCAGGTTAAAAATCATCTCGGCAA
This region includes:
- a CDS encoding MurR/RpiR family transcriptional regulator, producing the protein MNLQDRAHKYEYKLNDTDDQIVNYILDHKTTVISTSIQALAETLYTVPNTITRLSKKLGYDGFSQLKNNLKEEVQGEEAEQDNSIQYNMKRTLELLDQERLIQIAKKIHHSEQVYVFGVGDTVPFCEILSTHLKIGGKAAEFFLHRHDAVYAINHANKHDVLLLISMSGETQQILEMVDLAKSRDVTIISLTHFTRNTLQANADYSFFFYSPKRMLENYNTSDKAPVMLALQVLSNIFWETV